In a genomic window of Streptomyces roseoviridis:
- a CDS encoding MarR family winged helix-turn-helix transcriptional regulator encodes MKRGLSRALPAHCQGGAAAVLALVKHHGDMRTSRLAELMAVDMSVCSRHVAHTVEYGWIERLPDPDDKRSRILRLTPEGYAMLGELDRRVTDAFSRHLTEWSDDDVALLTALLGRLRDSFGDCRAHHA; translated from the coding sequence GTGAAGCGCGGGCTCTCCCGGGCCCTGCCCGCCCACTGCCAGGGCGGTGCGGCGGCCGTGCTCGCCCTGGTCAAACACCACGGCGACATGCGGACGAGCCGGCTCGCCGAGCTGATGGCCGTCGACATGTCGGTGTGCAGTCGCCACGTGGCGCACACCGTGGAGTACGGCTGGATCGAGCGACTGCCCGACCCGGACGACAAGCGATCCCGCATCCTGCGGCTCACTCCCGAGGGGTACGCGATGCTCGGCGAGCTCGACCGCCGGGTCACCGACGCCTTCTCCCGCCACCTCACGGAGTGGTCGGACGACGACGTCGCCCTGCTCACCGCACTGCTCGGCCGCCTCCGCGATTCCTTCGGGGACTGCCGGGCCCACCACGCCTGA